A DNA window from Deltaproteobacteria bacterium contains the following coding sequences:
- the rsmB gene encoding 16S rRNA (cytosine(967)-C(5))-methyltransferase RsmB codes for MTTSVSRAIAHRVLLRTEEDAAYARHALDAAIKRARPDSRDAGLATELVYGVLRTGHSLDYIIQSFLPRPLKRVTPSARAALRLGAYEILNLRTPDYSAVDQAVSLLDSKKLRGFVNGVLRNLVRLKEQEKVPEPLKEIKDPVQAQAVHYGLPLWMMKLLHTELGPEEANLWAEANSHPAPLNIRVNTHVSSRDELLTQLQEAEIAAVALPLFPDALELAPAGSIAALPGFADGAFIVQDPAAQLVGYLVSPQEGQNILDLCAAPGGKSLHLAQMLEHTGKVVAVDVHQHKMNLIQDNANRLGLKNVIPQFSDATQLASMKKVLERTKIEHVDHIVLDAPCSGLGTLRRHPELRYKEDARIQELCELQDALLLTASQLMGPGSTLTYSLCTMTQAEGIARIEKLIGNDSSLQAVPLTNPVLAPFVSDSKLGEKTVLQTLTHKHGADSFFAMQLRKKP; via the coding sequence ATGACCACTTCAGTTTCCAGAGCAATCGCACATCGCGTTCTCCTTCGTACGGAGGAGGACGCAGCGTATGCTCGTCATGCCTTAGACGCCGCTATCAAGCGCGCGCGGCCAGACTCAAGAGACGCCGGACTTGCCACAGAGCTTGTTTACGGCGTTTTAAGAACTGGCCATTCTCTCGACTACATCATTCAGTCATTTCTCCCGCGCCCTTTAAAAAGAGTAACACCTTCGGCTCGCGCGGCCCTGCGCCTTGGCGCCTATGAAATCCTGAATCTACGAACTCCAGATTACTCTGCTGTAGACCAAGCCGTGAGCCTGCTAGACAGTAAAAAACTTCGGGGCTTCGTCAATGGCGTTTTAAGAAACCTTGTACGCCTTAAAGAGCAAGAAAAGGTTCCTGAGCCTCTTAAAGAGATCAAAGATCCAGTTCAAGCTCAAGCTGTTCACTACGGCCTCCCGCTCTGGATGATGAAACTGCTTCATACGGAACTTGGACCCGAGGAAGCGAATCTCTGGGCTGAAGCCAACAGCCACCCTGCGCCCCTTAACATTCGGGTCAACACGCACGTCAGCAGCCGGGATGAGTTGCTTACGCAACTTCAGGAAGCTGAAATAGCCGCCGTTGCTCTACCTTTGTTTCCCGACGCGCTTGAGCTTGCTCCTGCTGGCAGTATTGCCGCACTGCCTGGTTTTGCCGACGGCGCTTTCATTGTTCAAGATCCTGCAGCACAGCTTGTGGGCTACCTCGTGTCTCCGCAAGAAGGCCAAAATATTCTAGACCTTTGCGCAGCTCCTGGAGGAAAATCACTTCACCTGGCTCAAATGCTTGAGCACACGGGCAAAGTGGTGGCCGTGGATGTTCATCAACATAAGATGAACCTTATTCAAGACAACGCCAATCGGCTCGGCCTTAAGAATGTGATTCCTCAGTTCTCGGATGCAACGCAGCTCGCCTCCATGAAAAAAGTGCTTGAGCGAACCAAGATAGAGCATGTTGACCATATCGTTTTGGATGCGCCTTGCTCAGGCCTGGGTACCCTCAGACGCCACCCCGAGCTGCGCTACAAAGAAGATGCCCGCATCCAAGAGCTTTGCGAGCTGCAAGACGCGCTTCTACTTACCGCCAGTCAGCTCATGGGTCCCGGCTCCACGCTCACCTATTCGCTTTGCACCATGACCCAAGCAGAGGGTATCGCGCGAATTGAAAAACTTATTGGGAATGATTCCAGCCTCCAGGCAGTTCCCCTTACAAACCCCGTGCTCGCTCCATTCGTATCCGACTCGAAACTGGGCGAGAAAACGGTTCTGCAAACTTTAACCCACAAGCATGGCGCAGATAGCTTCTTTGCGATGCAGCTAAGAAAAAAGCCGTAA
- the pnp gene encoding polyribonucleotide nucleotidyltransferase encodes MTMVEKQVQVGETTITVQTGKVAKQASGSVMISAGGTTVLVTAVGSKDARPDIDFLPLTVDYQEKMSAAGKIPGGFFKREGRLRENETLTSRIIDRSIRPLFADGWQSETQIIATVFSADAEHPADALALIGASTALHISDLPFLGPIAGIRVCRIDGNLVANPSHEAQQDADINLFVASSKDAIMMVEGGADEASESDIIDALLFAHEQAQAVIAMQNELREACGKEKRVVTPAVVDADLAAKVADLATQSVTDAYSVKEKIARYAALDAAKKDLVAKLVEQDETMAARKGEISSIFGDLKYNLVRKKMVAENVRIDGRGPADVRGISTETTILERTHGSALFTRGETQSIVTCTLGTKQDEQRVDGLLGDSFENFMLHYNFPPYSVGEARFMRGPGRREIGHGSLAHRALKKLVQFGEDFPYTIRILSDITESNGSSSMATVCGGSMSMMDAGVPMKAACAGIAMGLIQEGDKMMILSDILGDEDHLGDMDFKVAGTAEGITAIQMDIKITGVTREVMETALTQAREGRLHILEEMAKTLGDTREEMSNFAPRITSFKISQDRIRDVIGPGGKVIKDIIARTGCQVNIDDDGTVNVASADGESASRAVKMIRDLTQEAEVGKLYLGNVRKVTDFGAFIEIFPGTDGLCHISELADRRVKQVEDVVQEGDEVLVKCIGVEKGRIRLSRKEAIADEKKRKEEEADAPAEEAEAPAETEA; translated from the coding sequence ATGACTATGGTAGAAAAACAAGTTCAGGTTGGTGAAACAACGATCACCGTCCAAACCGGCAAGGTTGCAAAGCAAGCTTCCGGCTCAGTTATGATTTCAGCGGGCGGAACAACAGTTCTCGTTACAGCTGTTGGCTCAAAAGACGCTCGACCCGATATCGACTTCTTGCCGTTAACCGTCGATTACCAAGAGAAGATGTCTGCCGCGGGTAAAATCCCAGGTGGCTTCTTTAAGCGTGAAGGCCGTCTTCGTGAAAACGAAACCCTTACTTCTCGAATTATTGACCGCTCTATCCGCCCGCTCTTCGCTGACGGATGGCAGTCTGAAACACAAATTATTGCAACAGTATTCTCAGCCGATGCAGAGCATCCAGCTGACGCACTGGCACTGATTGGTGCTTCAACCGCATTGCACATCTCTGATCTTCCTTTCTTAGGACCGATTGCAGGTATTCGTGTTTGCCGCATCGACGGTAACTTGGTTGCAAACCCAAGCCACGAAGCGCAGCAAGATGCTGACATCAACCTTTTCGTAGCATCTAGCAAAGACGCCATCATGATGGTTGAAGGCGGTGCAGACGAAGCATCTGAATCAGACATCATTGACGCACTTCTTTTCGCTCACGAACAAGCACAAGCGGTTATCGCAATGCAAAACGAACTTCGTGAAGCATGCGGTAAAGAAAAGCGCGTTGTAACTCCAGCAGTTGTAGACGCTGACCTTGCTGCTAAAGTTGCAGACCTTGCAACTCAGTCAGTAACCGACGCTTACAGCGTTAAAGAAAAGATTGCTCGTTACGCAGCTCTTGATGCAGCGAAAAAAGACCTCGTTGCTAAGCTCGTTGAGCAAGACGAAACCATGGCTGCTCGCAAAGGCGAAATCAGCTCGATTTTCGGCGACCTCAAATACAACCTCGTTCGTAAGAAGATGGTTGCTGAGAACGTTCGTATCGATGGCCGAGGCCCTGCAGATGTTCGTGGCATTTCAACTGAGACAACCATTCTCGAGCGTACACACGGTTCAGCCCTGTTTACCCGCGGTGAAACACAGTCCATCGTAACTTGTACCCTCGGTACGAAGCAGGATGAGCAACGTGTTGATGGTCTTCTTGGTGATAGCTTTGAAAACTTCATGCTGCATTACAACTTCCCTCCATACTCTGTAGGTGAAGCTCGCTTCATGCGCGGCCCTGGCCGACGCGAAATCGGACACGGTAGCCTTGCTCACCGCGCTCTGAAGAAGCTGGTACAGTTCGGTGAAGACTTCCCGTACACCATTCGTATTCTCAGTGACATCACTGAGTCCAACGGTTCATCTTCCATGGCAACAGTTTGCGGTGGTTCAATGAGCATGATGGATGCTGGTGTTCCAATGAAAGCAGCATGCGCTGGTATCGCCATGGGTCTTATCCAAGAAGGCGACAAGATGATGATTCTCTCCGATATTCTCGGCGACGAAGATCACCTTGGCGACATGGACTTCAAAGTAGCTGGTACTGCCGAAGGCATCACCGCTATCCAGATGGACATCAAAATCACAGGTGTTACCCGTGAAGTGATGGAAACTGCACTGACTCAAGCACGTGAAGGTCGCTTGCACATCCTCGAAGAAATGGCCAAGACACTTGGCGATACTCGCGAAGAGATGAGCAACTTTGCACCTCGCATCACAAGCTTCAAGATCAGCCAAGACCGCATCCGCGACGTTATCGGACCGGGCGGAAAAGTTATCAAAGACATCATTGCTCGCACGGGTTGCCAGGTGAACATTGATGACGACGGTACTGTAAATGTTGCAAGCGCCGACGGCGAATCTGCATCACGCGCAGTGAAGATGATTAGAGACCTCACTCAAGAAGCTGAAGTAGGCAAGCTCTACCTCGGTAACGTTCGTAAGGTTACAGACTTCGGTGCATTCATCGAAATCTTCCCTGGAACAGACGGCCTCTGCCACATCTCTGAACTCGCTGATCGTCGCGTGAAGCAAGTTGAAGATGTTGTTCAAGAAGGTGATGAAGTTCTTGTGAAGTGCATCGGTGTTGAAAAAGGCCGTATTCGTCTTTCACGTAAAGAAGCCATCGCTGACGAGAAGAAGAGAAAAGAAGAAGAAGCTGATGCACCTGCTGAAGAAGCAGAAGCACCGGCCGAAACTGAAGCTTAA
- the rpsO gene encoding 30S ribosomal protein S15: protein MALETTKKAEIVEKFKTHDGDTGSPEVQVALLTERINGLTDHFKAHKKDHHSRRGLLLLVSKRKRLLSYLKGRSVERYRTLIKELGLRK, encoded by the coding sequence ATGGCGCTGGAAACCACAAAGAAAGCTGAAATTGTTGAGAAATTTAAAACTCATGACGGAGACACTGGTTCTCCTGAAGTTCAGGTAGCGCTTCTTACAGAGCGTATTAACGGCCTGACTGACCATTTTAAAGCTCACAAAAAAGACCATCATAGCCGCCGCGGGCTGCTTTTGTTGGTCTCAAAGCGTAAGCGACTCCTTTCTTACCTGAAAGGTCGCAGTGTTGAGCGATATCGTACGCTCATCAAAGAACTCGGACTACGTAAGTAA